The Oryza brachyantha chromosome 6, ObraRS2, whole genome shotgun sequence region GATACACTGCAAGTCTTGTTCCCATGGCAATATAGCATGATTGTGACAATTGAAGGGAGTAGATCCATAAACCTAGGATGTCATGTAGGCCTAAACTGCGTCCCTATGTAAAACTacatggtgtttttttttaacaacttCCAAGGTGTTGATGTGGCTGATGTCTTACACCTCTCTCCCTCGCTCCGATATCATTATAGTCTCTTACTCAAGCTCATTGCTTGGAACTACAGATTTTCTTAGTGATGGAAAAGGAAATCCTCGCCATTTTATTACATAGCGAAGGGAAGTAAGCACAATAATATCTGTAATTTTTTACCTACCTATCTATTATTAGGTTGAACCAATGACTTCCGTATGAAAGCAATACTCTATGCACCGAGTTAAGTAGGGAATTTATCACCCAAAAGTAAGAAACTTTGCTTTGATCGATTATATCGattagggcacgtacaaatgCGCTTATTAActgactctctcaatcgcCATATAAGCAAATTGGATAacatggaggaaagagaggaaaggagagagaaaaggtgTTGtcaacggcttagagtcgactcgtagcatttattaaaggaaacatGATagtggataaaaaagaaactagtataataaaaaaatattttattgcattaatgaagaaaacaTATCTGGCTCTGCCtttgtacgtatcattataaaataggcTCTTGTTATTAATATGGGTTAGTTAAGAGTCAATAATAGGCTTTACCTTTGAGCATGTCCTAAGCCATGCTTCGGATAAAAGATTGTTAGAGGACAGCTCAGTCCTAATTTACATACTCTACTTCAACAAATTTAGAGACATGCATgtatttttagaagtttgataaCATAACTCATAAGTTTAAGTACCACTAGCGTGTTTTGCTCAAAACAAATACTTCATCCATCcttaaataagtttatttttcagtttttgatacaatgtttgactcttcgtctaatttaaaaattttgcgGTTAATATTCCTATTGTTACTAAATTGttactaaatgataaaacatgaatagtactttatacgtgacaaaattttttaagtttttgtataatttttttaaataagacaaatgataaaacattagacgtagaaatcgaaaaataaagttattatggaatGGAGATAGTAACAATAACAAATCTTTTAGTGCAATGAAGTCGTGAGTTTTTTAAGCAAGGTCCGTCTCTTAGGGTGGGTATTTGTTTAGATCTATTACAGgggaaattaattttatcagaAAATCAATATCGAAATTAGTTTAGGAAAGTCAGAACTAAGCAATTCAGTTTCAGTCATGACcgaaatttgatatattaaGGCTGCAATAAGAAATGACAACACCTCCCTACTTCTATGCCTTTTTTCATAGTCCAACAACCGAAGATGACACTAAgttacaaatatatctttaACCATAGCATCATAATTGTATGATTTGACGGGTTTTACGGGTACTATGCTTTGATATACGGTTATTTATATTAGTTCGGTTATTTTGGTTAACCGATAACTATAACAGAATtaaccaaaattattttggttagTCCCAACTGGCGACAACCtagtgaacaaaaaaaattggtttttggTTCCAGTTAGTTTGATTTTTCGGTTTCGGTTTTTTCTGCCCATCCCTAATCTTATCTGTCAAATTCAAGTgggttttcaaatttaaaacttaaagcAATTTCGAATTCagtatcaaaaaaaatattcaagcCTCTATAAGACCATAACATAATCATTGAATCAGCTGTATTGCGACAACGTCTCAGACagagacaaaaaaattaacgtgTTGCATCTCTGGCACATAAACATAGCACTTCTGCTCATGTATGATTAGAcgagaaaatattaattattaattaaagtcgAGAGCATGAGCAGTTGTTTAGACAGCTGCGATCTGTAATATATGTGCACATCAACTATACATGTGGACCAGCATGATAGACATGTTACTGAGATCATTGTTGCATTTTGCCAATTGAATCATAGGcaaatttttgcatatttcaGAAACCAAAAGGTGCATCTTTTCAGTAACATGCCACATGGAAAACGAAACCTTAGCATGCAGTTGGAACTTTTCCGCAGGAACAGCAGCATAAACGCAGGGACGCCGGCCATTTACCCCTTTGACACCCAAGTTTATCTGGAGAACTAGATCGCTCCTCAAGCCAGTGCAACCTATTGTGATCTTCAAATTCTTTGACCACACTGATCTTCAAAAATTCTTTGATCTCCACTCGAGTCAACAAAAACGCCAAGAAGCCATCTGCATACATCAGGAAACCATAAACAATCACTACAAACTTGCATTTTCAAATGGTGCATTGGTGTATGTGGGTGTGTTATGTCACTTGGACGAACTTGGAACTATTCTATACTAATAGTTTAGCTCGGTTGCCAGCTCAGAAATTGCCCAAATGCCCCTTAAGATTACAGTGCATTCTAAAAGAATGATGAAACAGATAGAAACAATAGGGTCAAGCCTATCACCATAACAATCAGCTATTGCACCTCAAATTACTGAGAAGAGAAACTGCTCTTAGTACATTAATTAATCCAGAATAGTGAACAGAAAGACTCTTGATATCCTTATTTAGCCTCCAGCTAAAGACTGAATGGTGCTTTCAGGTGCTTCTTGAAACTGTCCTAATGTGTGGTCATACGATTGTTTACATATGTTAGAGTGTGTATTTGCTCGTCTACTAGTTGTAATTTGAATTGCAAGACATTACAATCTGCAATTTGAGCAAAACAAAAGTGTAATGTTTCTTACCAAACTTTGATATCCTAAAGTAAAAGTTCCGCTTGGTTGCCAATTCAGAATTTACTCCAGTACTCCCATACTTCAACTGCAAGAAGCAGGTTATGGCACCAGACTACAGTTAAAATCTATGTCTGTATCAACAAGAATTTTCATATTTCACAATAAATGAACAAGATATTTCCATTTtccaacattaaatttaaaatagtgaATACAAAGTAAACTTACGTTCCTTTTTACGACACATGCATCCTGAAAGGGCTGCAACCTTGTTATAGTCAGGACCATGTTTCTGCTCAAACTGTTTTTCTAATAATGGATGGCCTTCTATCAGGAAGAAGACTTCCAGTGATACAGGAAGACCATTCCTCGGCAGTACCCTAAGTTGAGTGCATCGATGAATGACCAGAATCTTTAGAGAATAAAAGGTGTCCATATCAGGCAGTGCTATGAGAGCTGAGCATTCTGCAACTTTCATCTTTCTAAGGGAAACAAGGTCATGCAAATCTTCTAGTGATGCTAGCCCATCACAGGATTCAATTCTCAATTCCTGCAATGCTGTGTGGCAACCAGACTGGCATAGTCGCGTCACTTGGGGGCAACTCCGTAGACGTAAAGTTTGGAGGGATGGCATGTTCTCCATGTCTGGTACAGACTCCAAATTATCACAATTGGTCAAAAAGAACTCTTTGAGGGAGACCAGTGCTTCAGATCCTTCAAGTGAAATTAGCCAGCCACAGCCAAATATATGTAACCGCCTAAGCGTCCTCAACTGGTGCACACTTAGTGGTAATTGACACGGCATTCCAACTGTTTCACAAGGTCCTAGGTATAATGTATCAAGGCATATGAGGTTGCTCAGAAACTTGGATAAAGAACTGGCCCGCATGTGACACTTCAATAGCTCAAGATATTGAAGTGATGTAGGAAGCGCAGTAGCCCCACTTTCATCCCACAGAGTGCTAATTATGGGGTATGTATTCTCCCAAGATGGTCCTAAGCCATGTACTGTGAGCTCTTTGAGTGATTTCATATTATTGAAAGCTGCCTTAGGAATGTGTACAAAATGATCTACGTAGATCTTCATATTTTCCACAAACTCTAGGTGATGAGCATGCAAGACATGGAAGAAGCTTGATAACATGCAGCAAAATGATCTTGTGAGTTCAAAGTTGTCCATAAAAACCTTGAAGTGGATTTGTTCCTCATCAAGTATAGCAATATGTCTGAGGGTACGCAGATAGGTGGGGTATTGTCTTAACCTTGGGCATCCAGCAATTGAGAGATGTATGAGGGCAGGAAACAACTGGTAATTCTCTACTAGACTCCATTCTACTTTGGGCAAGCGTTCCAGTAGAAGCCTCTCCAATGATGGGAATCCTTTTAGGCCAAAGAACTCCTGACCAAGAACTTTTAACTCTTTCATTCTCCGAACTTCAAGAGTTTTCAGCGATGGTAGATCCCCTAAAGGTGGCAGTACCTCCCATCTTTTACAATCACGTAGGCAAATCAGTTGTAAACTGCTCAGCCAACTAGAATTTAGCCAAGTGGGAGATCTAGCACCTGGGTATCCACTTATAGTAATATCAACAAGATTAGGGTGTGGCTTTAGGACATTAAGCACATCGAAATTAGAGTCATTGCTAGTGTCACCATCATTTTCAACCAATCCCCATTCCAGCTCCAGCTTTGTTATGTGCTTCTTTAGGTCAAGATGGGCCTTTGCAGCCTCCTCTCCTGTTTTCACATTCTCCAGCAATCTAATTGCAAGCTCTCCACGTAGTGCATTGAGATCTTCCAGCCCAACTATACTTTGCCCCTTCTTGCCAACATGGAATTCTCCTGAACCCTCAACACATGGAAGTTGATGCTTGCCTGTTAGCATCAGAGCATATGACCTCTCTATATCAACATGAACCAAGTTGCTGAGTTTGTTAATACTTTCAGGGAGACTGAAATAACGTCCAGATGTGTTCCTTTGCCCCCGtctaagattgaaaaaattgCGTGAGGAACATTGCTGAGAGCAAAACTTTTGAGATGAATAACATGAATGATACTGCACAAACAAGGCCCGTAGATGCCGAAGTCGAGAGATTGATTTAGGTAGTGTGTAACATGTGCGCTGTATAGCTAGGAAACGCAGGTGAATGAGATTGCTCACAGCATTAGGTAAGCGTTTCATGCAACAGCCACTTAGATCCAGCACCCGCACCCCCTTCAGCTTGCAAAGTATACCATGAGTCAAATTGAAATTGAAGCAAAACCAAGACTTGTTAAGAACTATTAGTGAGCGTAATCTTCTCAAAcgatcacaattcacaaaattTTCCAAGTGTTCCACAGAAACAGACAAATGCCTAATATAATGGGGTAACTCAAACTGACTACCGTGTTCAACCCTATGGCATTCACTCCCAGAAACATGAAGTGCCAGATCACTCATTAGATCATGCATAATATAGTGCACTTGGTCCCCACGTCGGAGCATTTGGAAGAATGATCTATCAAGCAGACCATTGAAATATCCTCTACCAATATCCTCCAGAGTAGTATTGG contains the following coding sequences:
- the LOC102702199 gene encoding disease resistance protein RGA2-like, with amino-acid sequence MAEVSATSGVGWIISPIIRKMVSAVRSYISSQFSWKSEMMSDLKNLEATLVDILMVIDKAEKQSSNDISQVMSLHQMKDAICEADDFLDEFDYMVQEKIEHLGMASAVLSIGKRLVRIEKLRSKLQEVLKTLGRVRSSSGMFAQVMAGESSSFSHSPDCVSTRATGPILHEDTIFGRTKEIDELTSLLVRECDEHSCYDGQTFNTVVHSIVGVGGIGKTTLAQAIYNDERITETFDLKIWVCVSNNFDKTRIIKEIIACIDGGENIEFTNFNFSMLQQKLRRSLDLKRFLLVLDDVWFDERFGEYRNSEMWKELIAPIKKINISPRALYTKRTGSKILLTTRAELVAKMLDSRTLFFLQGLGKDDSRMLFRKCAFGNMNPADYPELKTIEDQIVENLKGSALALKVIGGHLSGKYNTLDWNRVLQEGVLNPNDIMTILRSSYESLPKYLQQCFAYCSLFPKGYCIDPKRLIHMWTAQGFVRQDENNTNTTLEDIGRGYFNGLLDRSFFQMLRRGDQVHYIMHDLMSDLALHVSGSECHRVEHGSQFELPHYIRHLSVSVEHLENFVNCDRLRRLRSLIVLNKSWFCFNFNLTHGILCKLKGVRVLDLSGCCMKRLPNAVSNLIHLRFLAIQRTCYTLPKSISRLRHLRALFVQYHSCYSSQKFCSQQCSSRNFFNLRRGQRNTSGRYFSLPESINKLSNLVHVDIERSYALMLTGKHQLPCVEGSGEFHVGKKGQSIVGLEDLNALRGELAIRLLENVKTGEEAAKAHLDLKKHITKLELEWGLVENDGDTSNDSNFDVLNVLKPHPNLVDITISGYPGARSPTWLNSSWLSSLQLICLRDCKRWEVLPPLGDLPSLKTLEVRRMKELKVLGQEFFGLKGFPSLERLLLERLPKVEWSLVENYQLFPALIHLSIAGCPRLRQYPTYLRTLRHIAILDEEQIHFKVFMDNFELTRSFCCMLSSFFHVLHAHHLEFVENMKIYVDHFVHIPKAAFNNMKSLKELTVHGLGPSWENTYPIISTLWDESGATALPTSLQYLELLKCHMRASSLSKFLSNLICLDTLYLGPCETVGMPCQLPLSVHQLRTLRRLHIFGCGWLISLEGSEALVSLKEFFLTNCDNLESVPDMENMPSLQTLRLRSCPQVTRLCQSGCHTALQELRIESCDGLASLEDLHDLVSLRKMKVAECSALIALPDMDTFYSLKILVIHRCTQLRVLPRNGLPVSLEVFFLIEGHPLLEKQFEQKHGPDYNKVAALSGCMCRKKELEVWEYWSKF